From the Brassica napus cultivar Da-Ae chromosome A8, Da-Ae, whole genome shotgun sequence genome, one window contains:
- the LOC106360291 gene encoding PLASMODESMATA CALLOSE-BINDING PROTEIN 4-like produces the protein MYKIYKKIKRKQIEISQWPNPKDFIAKQTSFSLYFFFLVTCMLSTVSFIPFFSANFLMKNLKSFCSPYKPKKEEKKKNKQPRALMAAKQSYFFLFLSLVPLCSSTTTHDVINPPTVFPTNPTTTPPATTFPPVTITPTNPSPALPLNPPVTVVPPTLTPPVTTNPVTQYPPTQPSGTVPVIPPPVVSTSPSASGQSWCVAKPGASQTSLQLALDYACGSGKADCSQIQQGGSCYSPISLQNHASFAFNSYYQKNPSPQSCDFGGAASVVSTNPSTGSCVYQTGSSSGSSTSSPVGTTPTPSTQTVNQPPLTPTPITPTGGVTIGVGTPPAVFNPANPSSNTLPNPSSGGSAVYGFDGSPNGNNPTPSDSTNLKIHFGHTMVVTLILHAVLFH, from the exons AtgtacaaaatatataagaaaataaaaagaaaacagattgaGATTAGTCAGTGGCCAAATCCAAAAGACTTCATAGCAAAGCAAacatctttttctctttattttttcttcttagtCACTTGCATGTTAAGTACAGTCAGCTTCATCCCTTTTTTCTCCGCCAATTTTCTCATGAAGAATCTCAAAAGCTTTTGTTCTCCTTATAAAcccaagaaagaagagaagaaaaaaaacaaacaacctcGAGCTCTGATGGCGGCAAAACAGAGTTacttcttcttgtttctttctcttGTCCCACTCTGTTCCTCAACAACAACTCATGATGTCATAAACCCACCAACGGTCTTCCCAACAAACCCCACAACTACACCACCGGCTACTACATTCCCTCCGGTGACCATAACCCCCACAAATCCATCTCCAGCCCTTCCTCTTAACCCTCCAGTCACAGTAGTCCCTCCTACACTCACACCACCAGTGACCACCAACCCAGTGACTCAGTACCCTCCAACACAACCCTCAGGGACGGTTCCTGTGATTCCACCGCCTGTTGTCTCAACCTCCCCATCTGCTTCAGGACAAAGCTGGTGCGTAGCAAAGCCTGGAGCCTCTCAAACCTCACTCCAGTTGGCTCTTGACTATGCCTGTGGAAGCGGTAAAGCGGATTGCTCTCAGATACAGCAAGGAGGCAGCTGTTATTCGCCTATCAGTCTTCAGAATCATGCCTCATTTGCCTTCAACAGCTATTACCAGAAGAATCCTTCTCCTCAAAGCTGTGATTTTGGTGGTGCAGCCTCAGTTGTTAGCACCAACCCAA GTACTGGTTCTTGCGTTTACCAGACAGGTTCTAGTTCTGGTTCATCAACGTCATCTCCAGTAGGAACAACGCCAACTCCATCGACACAAACAGTGAACCAGCCACCTCTCACACCAACACCTATAACACCAACAGGAGGCGTGACAATCGG GGTTGGAACTCCACCAGCGGTTTTTAACCCGGcgaatccttcatcaaacacTCTACCCAATCCATCCTCTGGAGGTTCAGCGGTCTACGGTTTTGATGGTTCACCTAATGGTAACAATCCAACACCATCAGACTCTACCAACTTGAAGATTCACTTTGGTCACACTATGGTGGTAACACTGATTCTTCATGCAGTGCTATTTcattag
- the LOC106362361 gene encoding serine/threonine-protein kinase haspin homolog produces MGQRVDLWSDIIRSEEEDGDGFRDVPQVEVYQRRKKLEKPSAAENLAWSVKGVRTSFINGPKRDSWTRSLSTRGRESIAVGAFVNNQPQKKPVRRKKPAIPKGKGVKAPDLQKEKEYFHEVDAFELVEESPSPKTKNASTWINGEQVVPEVPHLATRLEKWLISKKLNRPCGPSSTLSKILETSNSTTRLEPILDDDALDAFALGTPESASNSSIFRLIQSGGDSLDAGDVPLTKIKTEEIDFEDESVRKIKTEEIDLEDELKRLSLTSDLASSHLDYEKPFLDLLSACGQMRPSNFMEVFSKFCEPEGIVKIGEGTYGEAFRAGPSVCKIVPIDGDFTVNGEIQKRADELLEEVILSWTLNQLREHETEAQNLCPTFIRTQDIKVCQGPYDPILVKAWEEWDAKNGSENDHPDFPEKQCYVMFVLEHGGKDLEGFVLLNFDEARSLLVQVTAGLAVAEAAFEFEHRDLHWGNILLSRNNSTTLPFIVEGKQVFIKTFGVQISIIDFTLSRINTGEKILFLDLTADPYLFKGPKGDKQSETYRKMKAVTKDSWEGHFARTNVLWLIYLVDLLLTKKSFERSSKDERELRSLKKRMEKYKSAKEALSDPFFSDMLMDQVS; encoded by the exons ATGGGACAGAGAG TTGATCTTTGGTCTGATATAATTAGATCGGAGGAAGAAGACGGAGATGGGTTCAGAGATGTGCCTCAGGTCGAAGTTTATCAGAGAAGGAAGAAGCTTGAGAAGCCTTCCGCAGCCGaaaattt AGCGTGGTCGGTTAAAGGGGTTCGTACAAGTTTTATCAATGGACCCAAGAGAGATAGCTGGACTCGTTCCCTTTCCACCAG AGGGAGGGAGAGTATAGCAGTGGGAGCTTTTGTCAACAATCAGCCTCAGAAGAAGCCTGTTAGGAGAAAGAAGCCTGCTATACCAAAG GGAAAAGGTGTGAAAGCTCCAGACTTGCAGAAAGAGAAGGAGTATTTTCATGAGGTTGATGCTTTTGAGCTTGTGGAAGAGAGTCCATCTCCCAAGACCAAGAATGCTAGTACATGGATCAATGGTGAGCAAGTTGTTCCTGAGGTGCCGCATCTGGCCACAAGATTAGAGAAATGGCTGATCTCGAAGAAGTTAAATCGTCCTTGTGGTCCTTCAAGCACACTCTCCAAGATACTTGAAACCTCAAACTCAACCACACGCTTAGAGCCAATACTTGATGATGATGCCTTGGATGCGTTTGCTCTAGGAACCCCAGAATCTGCTAGCAACAGTTCAATTTTCAGGCTCATTCAGAGCGGTGGTGACAGCTTAGATGCTGGAGATGTGCCTCTTACAAAGATCAAGACAGAGGAAATTGACTTTGAAGATGAGTCTGTTAGAAAGATCAAGACTGAAGAAATCGACCTTGAAGATGAGCTGAAGCGACTGTCTTTGACGTCTGATCTGGCATCCTCTCATCTGGATTATGAGAAGCCATTTCTTGATCTGTTGTCCGCCTGTGGACAGATGCGACCATCAAACTTCATGGAAGTGTTCTCCAAATTCTG TGAACCAGAAGGCATTGTCAAGATTGGTGAAGGTACGTATGGGGAGGCTTTTAGGGCTGGTCCTAGTGTCTGCAAAATTGTTCCAATCGATGGAGACTTTACCGTTAATGGAGAAATACAGAAG AGAGCTGACGAACTGCTTGAGGAAGTGATACTCTCTTGGACTCTTAATCAACTTAGAGAACATGAGACTGAAGCTCAGAATTTGTGCCCGACATTCATAAGAACTCAAGA TATAAAAGTGTGCCAAGGTCCCTATGACCCTATACTGGTAAAAGCATGGGAGGAATGGGATGCAAAAAATGGATCTGAAAATGATCACCCAGATTTTCCGGAGAAACAA TGCTATGTCATGTTTGTTCTGGAACATGGTGGCAAAGACCTTGAAGGCTTCGTTCTTTTGAACTTTGATGAAGCACGGAGCTTACTGGTTCAG GTCACCGCTGGCTTAGCTGTTGCTGAAGCTGCTTTTGAGTTCGAGCACAGAGATCTGCACTG GGGAAACATTCTTCTAAGTCGTAATAACTCGACTACTCTGCCTTTTATTGTCGAGGGGAAGCAAGTTTTCATCAAAACTTTTGGAGTACAGATATCTATAATCGACTTTACTCTTTCAAGAATCAACACAG GTGAAAAGATACTCTTTCTGGACCTTACTGCTGATCCATACCTTTTCAAAGGACCAAAAGGAGATAAACAA TCGGAAACTTACAGAAAGATGAAGGCAGTTACCAAAGATAGCTGGGAAGGACA CTTTGCTCGAACAAACGTTCTCTGGTTAATCTACCTCGTGGATCTCTTACTGACCAAGAAATCATTC GAGCGGTCTTCGAAAGATGAAAGAGAATTGAGGTCACTGAAGAAGCGGATGGAGAAGTATAAATCAGCTAAAGAGGCTCTTTCAGATCCTTTCTTCTCAGATATGTTGATGGACCAAGTATCATAA